The following are encoded together in the Proteiniphilum saccharofermentans genome:
- a CDS encoding heparinase II/III domain-containing protein, producing the protein MHEALKFFIFVAGLSFTFLTNAQEKRNLLTDFFTRSFVGESICKDNCWIKYPSYNEREAWTQLPENLRQETIKEGEKYLGYNWPPITATMYLEFTRTGDRAIVDRAISNRRVVLRSLVLAELMEGKGRFIDDIINGVFVYCEQTYWGMSATFYMYKTGFKGFDNPNTVLPDINDPIVDLSVGDAAADLAWTWYFFNKEFDKISPVISKRLKNELQKKVLDPFYERYDFWWITGWGEGNVNNWTPWCNYNILTCIALIEDDPVKKEVGIYKTMASVDLFINSYPNDGGCDEGPNYWSVAGGKLFDYLDLLHQITNGNIDIFSNDLIKNMGRYIYRVYIANSPKGQFYVNYSDSPAIIRHDGGRIYRYGKQIQDHQMLSFGAFLLKESNFIGGRIGEALENLFNIKGWQDTQIIEPLISHFYFSDREIVIARENEGTTSGFYFAAKGGNNAESHNHNDVGTCILFFNGKPVLVDVGVGTYTAKTFSDQRYKIWTMQSEYHNLPVINGFGQTPGRKFEAKNSNYELKGNKSFFSTDIAGAYSQEAKVNKWIRSYTLDISNRYFRISDNYQLEDNFNGIDFHFISPLNIQILGPGIMELKDNEFTLYLKYNPLILKVQLESIDIDDNNLQRVWGNNISRIVFKMKNKDLNGNIIFDIIKALQE; encoded by the coding sequence ATGCATGAAGCTCTAAAATTCTTTATCTTTGTTGCTGGATTATCTTTTACATTCCTGACCAATGCACAGGAAAAAAGAAATCTATTGACAGATTTTTTTACCCGAAGCTTTGTAGGTGAATCAATTTGTAAAGATAATTGCTGGATCAAATATCCGTCTTACAATGAAAGAGAAGCCTGGACACAATTACCTGAAAACTTAAGACAAGAAACTATCAAAGAAGGAGAAAAGTATCTTGGATATAATTGGCCGCCAATAACAGCTACGATGTATTTAGAATTTACCAGAACCGGTGATCGGGCAATTGTCGATCGGGCAATAAGTAATCGTAGAGTAGTTTTACGCTCTTTGGTTTTAGCTGAGTTGATGGAGGGTAAAGGGCGGTTTATCGATGATATTATAAATGGTGTCTTCGTTTATTGTGAACAAACCTACTGGGGAATGTCTGCAACGTTTTATATGTATAAAACAGGGTTTAAGGGATTTGATAATCCTAATACTGTTTTGCCTGATATAAATGATCCAATTGTTGATCTTTCAGTCGGTGACGCAGCAGCCGATTTAGCCTGGACCTGGTATTTTTTTAATAAGGAATTTGACAAAATAAGTCCGGTAATTTCAAAAAGGCTTAAAAACGAGTTACAGAAAAAAGTACTCGATCCATTTTACGAGAGATATGACTTTTGGTGGATAACCGGATGGGGAGAAGGAAATGTGAATAACTGGACTCCGTGGTGTAATTATAACATTCTCACTTGCATAGCGTTGATTGAGGATGATCCGGTTAAAAAGGAAGTCGGTATATACAAAACGATGGCTTCTGTGGATCTTTTTATCAATTCATATCCTAATGATGGAGGATGTGACGAAGGTCCAAATTATTGGAGTGTTGCAGGAGGGAAATTATTTGATTATTTAGACCTGCTTCATCAAATTACAAATGGAAATATAGACATTTTCAGTAATGATTTGATAAAAAATATGGGACGGTATATATATCGTGTCTATATAGCCAACAGTCCTAAAGGACAATTTTATGTCAACTATTCAGATTCGCCCGCAATCATAAGGCATGACGGAGGAAGAATTTATCGTTATGGAAAACAAATTCAGGATCATCAAATGTTATCATTTGGTGCATTTTTACTAAAGGAATCTAATTTTATCGGAGGAAGAATTGGAGAAGCACTTGAAAATTTATTTAACATAAAAGGTTGGCAAGATACACAAATTATAGAACCTTTAATCTCACACTTTTATTTTTCTGACAGGGAAATAGTAATTGCACGAGAAAACGAAGGTACAACCAGCGGTTTTTATTTTGCCGCAAAAGGAGGAAACAACGCAGAAAGCCACAATCATAATGATGTGGGTACATGCATACTATTTTTTAATGGAAAACCTGTTTTAGTAGATGTGGGAGTTGGCACATATACAGCAAAGACCTTTAGTGATCAAAGATATAAAATTTGGACAATGCAGTCAGAGTATCATAATTTGCCTGTAATTAATGGATTTGGACAAACTCCTGGAAGAAAATTTGAAGCTAAGAATTCAAATTATGAACTAAAAGGAAATAAATCCTTTTTTTCTACAGATATTGCAGGTGCTTATTCGCAAGAAGCCAAGGTCAATAAGTGGATACGCTCATACACTTTAGATATTAGTAATCGATACTTTAGAATATCAGACAATTATCAATTAGAGGACAATTTTAACGGAATTGACTTTCATTTTATATCTCCATTAAATATTCAAATATTGGGACCGGGTATTATGGAATTAAAAGATAATGAATTTACACTTTACTTAAAATATAATCCATTAATCCTTAAAGTTCAATTGGAATCAATTGATATAGATGATAATAACCTACAACGTGTTTGGGGAAATAATATTTCACGAATTGTTTTCAAGATGAAGAATAAAGATCTTAACGGAAATATAATTTTCGATATTATAAAGGCTTTGCAGGAATAA
- a CDS encoding heparinase II/III domain-containing protein, whose translation MRIIQKIIFIIIGSLITVFLSFAQNKRNVLTNSYTRKFVSESLCKNNSWINYPSYNDREAWKQFPEELRRKTIGEGEKYLAYEWPQITATMYLEFTRSGDRTAVDQPNSQRRRVLQALVMAELFEGEGRFLDDIINGVFLICEQTYWGSSAHFYMYGFDGQIANPIKTIPDIEDPIIDLVVGDMAADLSWIYYFFHEEFDKISPVISKRLKYELQKKVLDPFYERYDYWWITGWGEGNVNNWNPWCNYNMLTCILLMEEDQKKKENGIYKTMQSVDLFINSYPSDGGCDEGPSYWGVAAGKLFDYLDLLKTNTNGKINIFDNELIKEMGRYIYRVYISNGSYYINFADAPLQIKHEPSKIYRYGRSIKDLNLQEFGAFLMKNSNFGNTAIIGRIGETMEALFNSEGWDNINPKEPLISEFYFPDLDIAIGRDKADSTEGFYFAAKGGNNGEGHNHNDVGSFILYYNGEPVLIDVGVGTYTKETFSSDRYKIWTMQSTFHNVPLINGTPQSPGGKYKASNSVYKTSKSKTSFTTDISKAYPEEAKVQKWLRSYILDRNTGFSIRDNFLLTENLGDTELHFITSLNCTINSPGLIELKGENFALLMDYKSSQYEADIQIIPIDDPRLQRVLGEELSMIILKINQVKAGHYSISLKKE comes from the coding sequence ATGAGAATAATTCAAAAAATAATATTTATTATTATTGGTAGTTTAATAACTGTTTTTTTATCATTTGCGCAAAACAAGCGAAATGTATTAACAAATTCTTATACCCGAAAATTTGTTAGTGAGTCTCTATGTAAAAATAACAGTTGGATAAATTATCCTTCTTACAATGATAGGGAGGCCTGGAAGCAATTTCCGGAAGAGTTAAGGAGAAAAACCATTGGAGAGGGTGAAAAATATCTTGCATACGAGTGGCCACAAATAACGGCAACTATGTATTTAGAATTTACCAGAAGTGGAGACCGAACCGCTGTTGACCAACCCAATAGCCAAAGAAGAAGGGTCCTCCAAGCTTTGGTAATGGCCGAACTTTTCGAAGGTGAAGGACGGTTTTTAGATGATATAATCAACGGAGTATTCTTGATTTGTGAGCAAACGTATTGGGGTTCTTCTGCTCATTTTTATATGTATGGCTTTGATGGACAAATCGCAAATCCGATAAAAACTATTCCCGATATTGAAGATCCTATAATTGATCTTGTCGTTGGTGATATGGCAGCTGACCTATCATGGATATATTATTTTTTTCATGAAGAGTTTGATAAAATAAGTCCTGTTATTTCAAAAAGATTAAAATATGAATTACAAAAAAAAGTGTTAGATCCCTTTTACGAAAGATACGATTATTGGTGGATAACAGGATGGGGGGAAGGAAATGTGAATAACTGGAATCCCTGGTGCAACTACAATATGCTTACATGCATATTATTGATGGAGGAAGACCAGAAAAAAAAAGAAAATGGAATTTATAAAACCATGCAATCTGTAGATCTGTTTATTAATTCCTATCCCTCTGATGGAGGTTGTGATGAAGGTCCAAGTTATTGGGGAGTTGCTGCCGGTAAATTATTTGACTATTTGGATCTATTAAAAACAAATACCAATGGGAAAATAAACATTTTTGATAATGAATTGATCAAAGAGATGGGCCGTTATATTTACAGGGTTTATATAAGTAATGGGAGTTATTATATCAATTTTGCTGATGCACCTCTACAGATAAAACATGAACCAAGTAAAATATACAGATATGGTAGAAGTATAAAAGACTTGAATCTACAAGAGTTTGGTGCATTTTTAATGAAAAACTCAAATTTTGGAAACACTGCAATTATCGGAAGAATAGGTGAAACAATGGAAGCACTATTTAATTCTGAAGGCTGGGATAACATAAATCCTAAAGAGCCTTTAATTTCAGAATTTTATTTCCCTGACTTAGATATTGCTATAGGAAGAGATAAGGCTGACTCCACAGAGGGATTCTATTTTGCTGCCAAGGGTGGCAATAACGGGGAAGGGCATAACCATAATGATGTGGGTTCATTTATACTATATTATAATGGAGAGCCTGTATTAATTGATGTCGGTGTAGGAACTTATACGAAAGAAACTTTTAGTTCGGATAGATACAAAATCTGGACGATGCAATCAACTTTTCATAACGTACCCCTTATTAACGGTACTCCTCAAAGTCCGGGAGGTAAGTATAAAGCTTCAAATTCTGTATATAAAACCTCTAAATCAAAAACCTCATTTACTACAGATATATCAAAAGCTTATCCCGAAGAAGCCAAAGTCCAGAAATGGTTAAGGAGTTATATTCTTGATCGGAACACAGGATTCTCCATTAGGGATAATTTCCTATTAACAGAAAATTTGGGAGATACAGAATTACATTTTATAACATCTTTGAATTGTACAATAAATAGTCCGGGATTGATAGAACTGAAAGGAGAAAATTTTGCCCTTTTGATGGATTATAAATCTTCACAGTATGAAGCCGATATTCAAATAATCCCTATTGATGATCCGAGATTACAAAGGGTATTGGGAGAGGAATTGTCCATGATTATATTGAAAATAAATCAAGTAAAAGCTGGACACTATTCTATTAGTTTAAAAAAGGAATAA